A genomic region of Streptomyces rimosus contains the following coding sequences:
- a CDS encoding glycosyltransferase family 4 protein, with amino-acid sequence MHIVFLIHNAYGIGGTVRATYNLASVLSEQHDVEMVSVFRHRDVPVMDVPAKVRLTPLVDLRAASADFEGDDPRHAEPARVFPRADGRHRQYSRLTDDRIGHHLSRLEADVVVGTRPGLNTHIARQTRAAGIRVGQEHLTFSGHGFRLRHEIRHRYQLLDAITTVSESDARAYRRLDFPGVRVEAIPNSVPRTAVEPADGSGKSIVAAGRLIPLKRYDLLIKAFAEVADQHPDWHLRIFGEGDTTGNERESLTSLINELGLNGQAHLMGKVDPLEPEWAKGSIAASASDRESFGMTIVEAMRCGLPVVSTDCPVGPREIIKDGVDGFLVPTGHVGGLATALLRLAGDDRLRRRMGEAALRNSARFDPALIAERHEALFQDLLRRGPGRRSVGFRRTAGFHARTRAIDTAHAMRSTARAMASRLGTL; translated from the coding sequence ATGCACATTGTCTTTCTTATTCACAATGCCTACGGCATCGGCGGCACCGTTCGGGCCACGTACAACCTTGCCTCGGTATTGTCCGAGCAGCATGACGTGGAGATGGTGTCGGTGTTCCGGCACCGCGATGTTCCGGTCATGGACGTACCGGCGAAGGTGCGTCTGACCCCTCTTGTGGATCTGCGGGCCGCGTCCGCCGATTTCGAGGGCGATGATCCCCGCCATGCGGAGCCCGCCAGGGTTTTCCCTCGCGCGGACGGACGGCACCGGCAGTACAGCCGTCTCACGGACGACCGTATCGGCCACCACCTGTCGCGGCTGGAGGCCGATGTGGTGGTCGGGACCCGGCCGGGTCTCAACACGCACATCGCCCGCCAGACGCGTGCGGCCGGCATCCGCGTGGGGCAGGAGCACCTGACGTTCTCGGGCCACGGTTTCCGGCTGCGGCACGAGATACGCCATCGCTATCAGCTGCTGGACGCCATCACCACGGTGTCCGAGTCCGACGCCCGGGCGTACCGTCGGCTCGATTTCCCGGGCGTACGGGTGGAAGCGATACCGAACAGCGTTCCCCGGACTGCCGTCGAGCCTGCCGACGGCAGCGGAAAGTCCATTGTCGCGGCGGGACGGCTGATTCCGCTCAAGCGCTACGATCTCCTGATCAAGGCGTTCGCCGAAGTGGCCGACCAGCACCCGGACTGGCATCTCCGGATTTTCGGCGAAGGGGACACCACCGGCAATGAGCGGGAATCCCTCACCAGCCTGATCAATGAACTGGGACTGAACGGCCAGGCGCATCTCATGGGCAAGGTCGATCCGCTCGAACCGGAATGGGCGAAGGGGTCGATCGCCGCCTCGGCCTCTGATCGCGAGTCGTTCGGCATGACCATTGTCGAGGCGATGCGGTGTGGTCTGCCCGTGGTCTCCACGGACTGCCCCGTCGGACCGCGCGAGATCATCAAGGACGGTGTCGACGGCTTTCTCGTGCCCACCGGCCACGTCGGCGGCCTGGCCACGGCGCTGCTCCGACTCGCAGGCGATGATCGGCTGCGCCGGCGCATGGGCGAGGCGGCGCTCCGCAATTCGGCCCGCTTCGATCCCGCGCTCATAGCCGAGCGGCACGAGGCTCTCTTTCAGGACCTGCTCCGGCGCGGGCCCGGACGCCGTTCGGTCGGCTTCCGACGCACGGCCGGCTTCCATGCGCGTACCCGTGCCATCGATACCGCGCACGCCATGCGCTCCACCGCGCGTGCCATGGCGAGCAGGCTCGGCACGCTGTGA
- a CDS encoding response regulator transcription factor: MHRILLIEDDPQVGPAIRRGLTAEGYTVDVATDGVTGLEFALAGDHDVIVLDVMLPRLHGYGVCGRLRAAGVTTPVLMLTAKDGEHDEAEGLDTGADDYLTKPFSYVVLLSRLRALLRRGGSYGTSPVLSHGDLWVDLATRRAGRGATAVHLTGKQFGVLAALIRANGRVLSKGEILDEVWDPAFRGDASIVEVYVSALRRKIDTPWGTRSIETVRGYGYRLAPIGSTGD; encoded by the coding sequence GTGCATCGCATTCTGCTCATCGAGGACGATCCCCAGGTCGGCCCCGCCATCCGACGCGGCCTGACCGCCGAGGGGTACACCGTGGACGTCGCCACCGACGGCGTCACCGGCCTGGAATTCGCGCTGGCCGGGGACCACGACGTCATCGTTCTGGACGTCATGCTGCCGCGTCTGCACGGCTATGGGGTGTGCGGCCGGCTGCGGGCCGCCGGCGTCACCACACCGGTTCTGATGCTGACCGCGAAGGACGGCGAGCACGACGAAGCCGAGGGGCTGGACACCGGAGCCGACGACTACCTCACCAAGCCGTTCTCCTACGTCGTCCTGCTCTCCAGGCTGCGGGCCCTGCTGCGACGCGGTGGCAGCTACGGCACCTCACCCGTGCTGAGCCACGGGGACCTGTGGGTCGACCTGGCCACCCGCCGGGCCGGACGCGGCGCCACGGCCGTCCATCTCACCGGCAAACAGTTCGGCGTACTCGCCGCGCTGATCCGCGCCAACGGCCGGGTGCTGTCCAAGGGCGAGATCCTCGACGAGGTGTGGGACCCGGCCTTCCGCGGTGACGCCTCGATCGTGGAGGTGTACGTCTCCGCCCTCCGCCGCAAGATCGACACCCCGTGGGGGACGCGCTCGATCGAGACCGTTCGCGGGTACGGCTATCGCCTTGCGCCCATCGGGAGCACCGGTGACTGA
- a CDS encoding sensor histidine kinase, translating into MTEQAVPPGHEGRTGRTGRTAERRPRTGVLRWVPTEIRAAVVAGLAACVVFTAGAWWLRGHVHDETLEQTARLAAVQARTTAATEPTAEQSHVFERGFWPKIEIDDSGRVHPAPGIAVALDGLAELLPPAPPDAGPDWTRTVTVSAGRTRGLAQRWRAQLEAALPQGDDATAANTRAQARLRIDRLLHRDVTAVAARYTLPAHRCTDPADAPGRCRRTVYHLVPPDDADAAVASLDTPLKAGVPAAALIVAATAWITTRRSLGPVEAIRAQVADITDTTDLHRRVPVPVARDRIRALAETTNSTLNHLEEAAERQRRFVADASHELRSPITALHTQLEVALAHPEHLTDAVQDALKATDRLRRVTDDLLYLARPSTQEPRDVVDLVEIAHELAHEYGHRGLPVVLGPFPEEAPVRGDALQLHRLLRNLLDNAHRHAADRVTLTITPRAHGWDISVHNDGAPLDPQDLERVFERFTRLDEARARDTGGSGLGLAIARDIAHRHHGTLTAHTNHPRPGTTFTLHLPETKATP; encoded by the coding sequence GTGACTGAGCAGGCCGTTCCTCCGGGGCACGAAGGACGCACGGGGCGCACGGGACGTACGGCGGAGCGCAGGCCGCGGACCGGAGTGCTGCGGTGGGTACCGACCGAAATCCGGGCCGCGGTCGTCGCCGGGCTCGCCGCCTGTGTTGTCTTCACGGCCGGAGCGTGGTGGCTGCGCGGCCACGTACACGACGAGACGCTTGAGCAGACCGCTCGCCTCGCTGCCGTCCAGGCCCGTACCACCGCGGCGACCGAGCCGACCGCGGAACAGAGCCACGTCTTCGAACGGGGCTTCTGGCCCAAGATCGAGATCGACGACAGTGGCCGGGTGCACCCGGCCCCCGGCATCGCCGTCGCCCTGGACGGTCTCGCCGAACTGCTGCCGCCCGCCCCGCCCGACGCTGGCCCCGACTGGACCCGTACGGTCACCGTCAGCGCCGGGCGAACCCGCGGTCTGGCGCAGCGGTGGCGCGCCCAGCTCGAAGCCGCCCTCCCGCAGGGAGACGATGCCACCGCCGCGAACACCCGGGCGCAGGCCCGTCTACGTATCGATCGCCTGCTCCACCGGGACGTCACCGCCGTCGCCGCCCGCTACACCCTCCCCGCCCACCGCTGTACCGACCCCGCCGACGCACCCGGCAGATGCCGGCGTACCGTCTACCACCTGGTCCCGCCCGACGACGCCGACGCCGCGGTCGCCTCCCTCGACACGCCCCTGAAGGCAGGCGTCCCCGCCGCCGCGCTGATCGTGGCGGCCACCGCCTGGATCACCACCCGCCGCTCCCTCGGGCCCGTCGAGGCCATCCGCGCGCAGGTGGCGGACATCACCGACACCACCGACCTGCACCGACGGGTCCCCGTCCCGGTTGCCCGCGACCGGATCCGCGCTCTGGCCGAGACCACGAACTCCACCTTGAACCACCTCGAAGAAGCCGCCGAACGGCAACGCCGGTTCGTCGCCGACGCCTCCCACGAACTCCGCTCGCCGATCACGGCCCTGCACACCCAGCTCGAAGTCGCCCTCGCCCATCCCGAACACCTCACCGACGCGGTCCAGGACGCCCTCAAGGCCACCGACCGGCTCCGCCGCGTCACCGACGACCTCCTCTACCTCGCCCGCCCCAGCACGCAGGAGCCACGGGACGTTGTCGACCTGGTCGAGATCGCTCACGAACTGGCCCATGAGTACGGCCACCGCGGCCTGCCGGTGGTCCTCGGGCCGTTCCCCGAAGAAGCGCCCGTAAGAGGTGACGCCCTCCAACTCCACCGGCTCCTGCGCAACCTGCTCGACAACGCCCACCGGCACGCCGCCGACCGCGTCACCCTCACCATCACCCCGCGGGCACACGGCTGGGACATCTCCGTACACAACGACGGCGCCCCGCTCGACCCACAGGACCTGGAGCGGGTCTTCGAACGCTTCACCCGCCTCGACGAGGCCCGCGCCCGCGACACCGGCGGCAGCGGCCTCGGCCTGGCCATCGCCCGCGACATCGCCCACCGCCACCACGGCACCCTCACCGCTCACACCAACCACCCCCGCCCCGGCACCACCTTCACCCTCCACCTCCCGGAGACGAAAGCAACACCGTGA
- a CDS encoding glycosyltransferase family 39 protein produces MTATSPRPAVAVIPGASVGRALLRGAAGSAPPAVALVLGIWGNWAPSAWTDEIVTIDVARRSWPQLMELLGRVDAVHGLHYVLMWLVGQLNGGLNEFTARVPSAVAVAVAAAGLAWLGRLLGGPRLGLYAGLLLAVLPTASRYAQEARSFAFVMAVAVLATGALVKALSSRAGGRWPAGYAVLIALLGWFNLLGLLLVAAHAVTVILRRPGRRVVVRLLLALTAGLTAVVPLLILAAAQSSAVGDAAPVTAGTPFNYFTWLLTPGQGTLPTALKLLLTCTALAALALLAVRRHKAPSLALAVGVPWLAVPPLLLMAVSLGHPLFAYRYLLFCLPALALLLALAATVVPPYQQLLLVLLTVVPLYASHQAIRQEDSRQWDTHAVIRTLRIHDAPGDAVLFSGARCGLIATAFKEAFTARPDLGTDRTAATLGTLDHLPATPALLQQRLTHTLRVWHITCNHLSANARQAATRTAAAQKQALVRGGFLPAFHRSAPGVDITLEQRSAAR; encoded by the coding sequence GTGACCGCCACCTCGCCCCGGCCTGCCGTGGCCGTCATACCCGGTGCCTCCGTCGGCCGTGCCCTGCTGAGGGGCGCGGCCGGTTCGGCGCCGCCGGCCGTCGCGCTCGTCCTCGGCATATGGGGGAACTGGGCCCCCTCCGCGTGGACCGACGAGATCGTCACCATCGACGTGGCGCGGCGGTCCTGGCCACAGCTGATGGAGCTGCTGGGGCGGGTCGACGCGGTCCACGGCCTGCACTACGTGCTGATGTGGCTGGTCGGGCAGCTGAATGGAGGGCTGAACGAGTTCACGGCGCGGGTGCCGTCCGCGGTGGCGGTGGCCGTCGCGGCAGCCGGCCTGGCGTGGCTGGGGAGGCTGCTCGGCGGTCCGCGTCTCGGGCTGTACGCGGGGCTGCTGCTCGCCGTTCTGCCGACCGCGTCACGCTACGCGCAGGAGGCCCGCTCGTTCGCCTTCGTCATGGCGGTGGCGGTACTGGCCACGGGCGCCCTGGTGAAGGCCCTGTCCAGCCGGGCCGGGGGCCGGTGGCCGGCCGGCTATGCCGTACTGATCGCCCTGCTGGGCTGGTTCAACCTGCTGGGGCTGCTGCTGGTGGCCGCCCACGCGGTCACCGTGATCCTGCGGCGCCCCGGCCGCCGCGTCGTCGTACGTCTGCTACTCGCCCTGACTGCGGGCCTCACCGCCGTCGTCCCGCTGCTGATACTCGCCGCCGCCCAGAGCTCCGCCGTCGGCGACGCCGCGCCGGTCACCGCCGGAACCCCGTTCAACTACTTCACCTGGCTCCTCACCCCCGGCCAGGGCACCCTTCCCACCGCACTGAAACTCCTGCTCACCTGCACCGCCCTGGCCGCCTTGGCGCTTCTCGCGGTACGTCGGCACAAGGCGCCGTCCCTGGCCCTGGCGGTCGGCGTGCCCTGGCTGGCCGTGCCCCCGCTGCTCCTCATGGCCGTCTCCCTGGGCCACCCCCTCTTCGCCTACCGCTACCTGCTGTTCTGCCTGCCGGCCCTGGCCCTGCTGCTCGCACTGGCCGCCACCGTCGTGCCCCCGTACCAGCAACTGCTGCTCGTACTCCTGACGGTCGTCCCCCTCTACGCGTCCCACCAGGCCATCCGCCAGGAGGACAGCCGCCAGTGGGACACCCACGCCGTGATCCGCACCCTGCGCATCCACGACGCACCCGGCGACGCCGTCCTCTTCAGCGGCGCCCGGTGCGGACTGATCGCCACCGCCTTCAAGGAGGCGTTCACTGCCCGCCCCGACCTGGGTACGGACCGAACCGCCGCCACACTCGGCACCCTCGACCACCTGCCCGCCACCCCGGCCCTCCTGCAACAGCGCCTGACCCACACACTCCGCGTCTGGCACATCACCTGCAACCATCTCTCCGCCAACGCCCGCCAGGCCGCCACCCGCACCGCCGCAGCCCAGAAACAGGCCCTTGTCCGGGGAGGGTTCCTTCCGGCTTTCCACCGCAGTGCGCCTGGGGTGGACATCACTCTTGAACAGCGCTCCGCTGCCAGGTAG
- a CDS encoding VOC family protein: protein MSDKTTGSTGPLSGKIVCHAMWAHDGRQLADFYATALGTTVTETYPAENGEGAASAFHVNGVMYLFYNSASYQAPNWPEEDLPFHMDLTFPDAAAAEKQLLELGATKPAHQPGGKHWTVLLDPAGRPFCIHDAR from the coding sequence ATGAGCGACAAGACCACCGGCAGCACTGGCCCCCTGTCCGGGAAAATCGTGTGCCACGCGATGTGGGCCCACGATGGCCGGCAGCTCGCCGACTTCTACGCCACCGCCCTGGGCACCACGGTCACCGAGACCTATCCCGCCGAGAACGGCGAAGGTGCCGCCAGCGCTTTCCACGTGAACGGGGTCATGTACCTCTTCTACAACTCGGCCTCCTACCAGGCCCCCAACTGGCCCGAGGAGGACCTGCCCTTTCACATGGATCTCACGTTCCCCGACGCCGCAGCAGCCGAGAAGCAGCTACTGGAATTGGGCGCCACCAAACCCGCCCACCAACCCGGCGGAAAGCACTGGACAGTCCTCCTCGACCCCGCCGGCCGGCCCTTCTGCATCCACGACGCTCGTTGA
- a CDS encoding undecaprenyl-diphosphate phosphatase, with translation MHWFESFILGLVQGLTEFLPISSSAHLRLTAAFAGWQDPGAAFTAITQIGTEAAVLIYFRKDIARIVGTWARSLFNRELRHDHDAQMGWLVIVGSIPIGVLGVTLKDAIEGPFRDLRLIATTLIVMGVVLGFADRLAARDESGGRHRAVKQRKTLTDLNVKDGLIYGVCQAMALIPGVSRSGATISGGLLMGYTREAAARYSFLLAIPAVLASGVYELKDAFGSEAAASHVSWGPTIFATVIAFVVGYAVIAWFMKFITTKSFMPFVIYRILLGIALFALVSAGVLSPHAGESAG, from the coding sequence ATGCACTGGTTTGAATCCTTCATCCTCGGCCTGGTCCAAGGGTTGACCGAGTTCCTGCCCATCTCCTCCAGCGCGCACCTGCGGCTGACCGCGGCGTTCGCGGGCTGGCAGGACCCCGGCGCGGCCTTCACCGCGATCACGCAGATCGGCACCGAGGCCGCCGTCCTGATCTACTTCCGCAAGGACATCGCGCGGATCGTCGGCACCTGGGCGCGCTCCCTGTTCAACCGCGAGCTGCGGCACGACCACGACGCCCAGATGGGGTGGCTGGTCATCGTCGGCTCGATCCCGATCGGGGTGCTGGGCGTCACCCTCAAGGACGCGATCGAGGGCCCCTTCCGCGACCTGCGGCTGATCGCGACCACCCTGATCGTCATGGGCGTCGTCCTGGGCTTCGCGGACCGGCTGGCCGCCCGCGACGAGTCCGGCGGCCGCCATCGCGCCGTCAAACAGCGCAAGACCCTCACCGACCTGAACGTCAAGGACGGCCTGATCTACGGCGTCTGCCAGGCCATGGCCCTGATCCCGGGCGTCTCCCGCTCCGGCGCCACGATCAGCGGCGGCCTCCTGATGGGCTACACCCGCGAAGCCGCGGCCCGCTACTCCTTCCTCCTCGCCATCCCCGCCGTCCTGGCCTCCGGCGTCTACGAACTCAAGGACGCCTTCGGCAGCGAAGCCGCCGCGAGCCATGTCTCCTGGGGGCCGACCATTTTCGCCACGGTCATCGCCTTCGTCGTGGGATACGCCGTCATCGCGTGGTTCATGAAGTTCATTACGACGAAGAGCTTCATGCCGTTCGTCATCTACCGCATCCTCCTGGGCATCGCCCTGTTCGCACTGGTCAGCGCAGGCGTACTGAGCCCGCACGCGGGGGAATCGGCGGGGTGA
- a CDS encoding TVP38/TMEM64 family protein: MLEPAATPDGLAARCTRVLFSPWARLAVLFVLLAGASIAMIIWQPQRLLAHGWPPAWAGGGAVVIFGLAYGVCTTAFVPRPVLNLAAGAIFGSLPGFLSALAGTVLGAGLAFGLGRLLGQDALRPLLRARWLTAADRQLSEHGFRSMMAIRLFPGLPFCATNYCAAVSRMSWGAFLLATTLGSVPNTAAYVIAGARASSPTSPAFLISTAFIVVSGLAAVAVAWRKRASIRGR, translated from the coding sequence ATGCTCGAACCCGCCGCAACGCCCGACGGCCTCGCCGCGCGCTGCACGCGTGTGCTCTTCTCCCCTTGGGCCCGGCTCGCCGTACTTTTCGTCCTGCTCGCCGGCGCCTCCATCGCGATGATCATCTGGCAGCCGCAGCGGCTGCTCGCCCACGGATGGCCGCCGGCATGGGCCGGCGGCGGCGCCGTGGTGATCTTCGGACTCGCGTACGGAGTGTGCACCACCGCCTTCGTCCCCCGCCCGGTCCTGAACCTCGCCGCCGGCGCGATCTTCGGCAGCCTGCCCGGCTTTCTCTCCGCGCTGGCCGGTACGGTCCTCGGCGCCGGCCTCGCGTTCGGGCTCGGCCGCCTGCTGGGGCAGGACGCCCTGCGGCCCCTGCTGCGGGCCCGCTGGCTGACCGCCGCCGACCGGCAGCTCAGCGAGCACGGCTTCCGCTCGATGATGGCGATCCGCCTCTTCCCCGGCCTGCCGTTCTGCGCGACGAACTACTGCGCCGCGGTCTCCCGCATGAGCTGGGGCGCGTTCTTGCTGGCCACGACGCTGGGCAGCGTGCCCAACACCGCCGCGTACGTCATCGCCGGCGCCCGCGCCTCGTCGCCCACCTCGCCCGCCTTCCTGATCTCCACCGCCTTCATCGTGGTCTCCGGCCTGGCCGCGGTGGCCGTGGCCTGGCGCAAACGCGCGTCAATCCGGGGGCGTTGA